The Thermococcus eurythermalis genomic sequence CAGAAATCCTCGCCGCCACCGCCGTCGCCGCTTACAGCTATATGAGCCTCGTCCCGCTGATTCAGCCGCCGATTATCAAGGCCCTAACGACCCCAGAGGAAAGGAAAATCAGGATGGAGCAGCTCAGGCCTGTGTCAAAAAGGGAGAAGATTCTCTTCCCGATTGTCAGCATGATTGTCATCGGCCTTCTCGTCCCCAGCGCAGCGCCCCTTATCGGAATGCTCATGATGGGCAACCTCTTCCGCGAGAGCGGTGTCGTGCCGAGGCTCACGAAGGCGGCTCAGGAAGAGCTCATGAACATCGTCACCATCTTCCTCGGCCTCGGTGTCGGCTCCACCATGAGGGCTGAGAGCTTCCTGACCCCTGAGACCCTCAAGATACTCGCCCTCGGTGTCGTCGCCTTCGCCAGCGCAACAGCTGGAGGAGTGCTCTTTGGGAAGCTCATGATGAAGCTCTCGGGAGGCAGGATAAATCCTATGATAGGAGCGGCTGGAGTTTCGGCGGTTCCGATGTCGGCCAGGGTCGTCCAGAGAATAGCGAGCGAGGAAGACCCAGGAAACTTCATCCTCATGCACGCGATGGGGCCGAACGTGGCAGGAGTTATAGGAACTGCCGTCGTCGCGGGCGTTTTCCTCGCCCTGCTGGGCTGATGCCCTCTTTTTAATCTTACCCTCTTGCTTTTGGTAGCTGGGCTAAGATAGAACGAATTGGACTTTCTCATCGTCATGAATGGCCCGAAAAG encodes the following:
- a CDS encoding sodium ion-translocating decarboxylase subunit beta, with translation MTSFVDFINTMGLLHLTVGNLIMIAVGLTLVYLAIRYEMEPLLLLPIGVTAVLVNLPLNGIANCSTIGGLCEHPGLLDIVYHYLIKTEIVPLLIFFGLGAMTDFGPLIADPKTALLGAAAQIGVFIAMLTALALGFNLHQAASIGIIGGADGPTTIYLTTKLAPEILAATAVAAYSYMSLVPLIQPPIIKALTTPEERKIRMEQLRPVSKREKILFPIVSMIVIGLLVPSAAPLIGMLMMGNLFRESGVVPRLTKAAQEELMNIVTIFLGLGVGSTMRAESFLTPETLKILALGVVAFASATAGGVLFGKLMMKLSGGRINPMIGAAGVSAVPMSARVVQRIASEEDPGNFILMHAMGPNVAGVIGTAVVAGVFLALLG